GCCGGAGTATATGGCCGTGCGGAAGCACCATTCGCTGCTGGAGATCTGCCGGACTCCGACGATTGCGGCCGAGGTAACGATTACGGCCGCTGAACGGCTGGGCGTGGATGCTGCGATTATCTTTGCCGATCTGCTGCTGCCGTTTACGCCGATGGGACTGGACTTCGAGTTCGTTGCGGGAGAAGGGCCGGTGGTTCATACGCCGGTGCGGACGCTGGAGCATGTGAAGGCGCTGCGGACCGATCGCGTGGAGGAACTACAGTACGTTGCGCGCGCCATCGAGCAGGTTGCAAAGCACTTTGCTGCTCCGCGGGCGGATGGGGATGAGTTGGGAATCATTGGATTCTGCGGTGCTCCGTGGACGCTGGCTGGGTACATGATTGAGGGCGGCAAGCAGGGCGGCGGGGATCGCAACTACATCGAGACGAAGAAGATGATGTACTCCGATGGAGCTGCGTGGTCGCTCCTGATGGAGAAGATTGTTACCGTTTTAGTTGCTTATGCGCAGCAGCAGGTGGAGGCTGGCGCGGATGTGATCCAGGTCTTCGATAGCTGGGTGGGAAAGCTGAGCGTTCGAGACTATCGGCGGTACTGTCTTGGATGGACGACGGAGCTGGTCGAGCGCATCAAGTCCCTTGGAGTGCCGGTGATCTACTTTGGCGTGGAGACCGCTTCCCTGCTGCCGGCGATGAGCGAGACGGGAGCAGACGTGATTGGGCTGGATTGGCGGACGCCTTTGGATGCGGGATGGAAGGCAGTCGGCCCGGGCTGCGCGGTGCAGGGAAATCTTGATCCGGTTGCATTGTTCGCAAACGAAGAGGTGTTGAAGGATCAGGTGCGCGAGATTCTGACCGCCGCAAATGGACGGCCCGGGCACATCTTCAACCTGGGCCACGGCATTGTGCCTGGTACGCCGGTGGAGAATGTAATTCGCGTGGTGGAGTGGGTCAAGGAGTTGAGCGCGGTTGGAGTGACACGACGATGAGTTTTGAGAAAGGTAAAAGCGCGGTTTTGCTGCTTGCCCATGGAACGCCGGACATGCTGGGTGAGATGGCCGAGTATCTGAGCAAGGTGACCGGCGGGCGAGCGATGCCGCAGGAGATTGTCAAAGAGCTGCAGCATCGGTATGCGCAGATCGGGCTGCAAGAGGCGCCTGGGTTGGAGCCTCCGCCGCTGACGAAGTGGACGATGGTGCAGGCACATATGTTGGAGCATGTCTTGGACGCGGGCAAGGTGTATGTCGGTATGCGTAACTGGCATCCCTATATTGCGGACACCGTTGCGGAGATGCGACAGGATGGAGTGACGAGAATCAAGGCTGTGTGCCTGGCTCCGCAGAACTCCCGGACCAGCGTCGGACTTTACCGGAAGGCTGTGCTCTCTGCGGCGACTGGCATTGAGGTTGAGTTTGTTGCTGGATGGGCGGACAGTCCGCTGCTGGCGGAGGCCTTTGCCGAGAAGCTGCGCCCGGTGTGGACGGAAGCCTGCGCTGAGTCGGGACAGCGAGTGCCGGTTCTGTTTACAGCGCACAGCGTGCCGTGCCGAACAATCATGACTGGTGAGGCTTCGATTACGGGAGCGAGGCCGGGAACTCCTGTGCAGGACTCGCCTGATCCTTATCCTGTGGAGGCCAAGCGCACCGCACAGATGGTGGCCGATCGAATGTCGGCAATCGGTTTTCGCGAGAACGATTGGTACTTCGCGTTTCAGAGTCAGGGTATGAGCGGAGGACCGTGGATTGGGCCGACGGTGGAGGACACGCTCAAAGCGATCAAGGCAGAAGGGCACGTGGGCGTCGTGATGCAGCCGGTGGGGTTTCTCTGCGATCATGTGGAGATTCTGTACGACATTGACGTTGCTTTTCGTCAGACGGCGAGCGAGCTGGGTCTGAAGTTGTGGCGGGCGGAGAGCCTGAACGACTCGCCGGTGCTGGTGGAGGCGCTGGTGGACGTAATCACCGGAAAATATAAGGCGACCGTCGATGAGGTGATGGTTCCGGCTTAGGTATAGGCTGTCTTGAGGGCCGACGGCGGGGGCTCTGTTCTCCGCTCTTTTATTGGCAGATGTTTCCTGGAGAGAAGATGAAGCGCGTTGCGATTGTTGGCGGCGGAGTCGCAGGACTGGCGGCGGCGTATGAGCTGTCGCGGCAGGCCCGTAACGGCGCATCGCTGCAGGTGGTGTTGTTCGAAGCCTCGACGCGCCTGGGTGGAATTATCGAGACGGTGCATGAAGGTGAGTTCGTGATTGAGTGCGGACCCGATGCGTGGGTGACGGAGAAGCCGTGGGCGCGTGAGCTGGCAGAAGAGCTTGGCCTGGGCGATGAAGTGATACCTTCCAACGATGCCACGCGGAAGACTTATATTCTGGTCGACAAGAAGCTGCAGGCGATACCGGATGGTATGCGGATGATGGTGCCGGCCGATCTCGATGCGCTGGATGCGTCGGAGATGTTTAGCGCGGCGGCGAAGCGGGCTTATCGCGAAGAGGTGGGACGAGCGGAGCAGTTGCGGGCGGACGCTCCTGATGAGGATGAAAGCGTTGCGGAGTTTATTCGACGCCACTTTGGAGAAGAGGTGCTGACGAAGATCGGTGCGCCTTTGCTGAGCGGTGTGTTTGGCGGCGATGTATCGAAGTTGAGCGTGCGGGCGGTGATGACTCCCTTTGTCGCAATGGAACGAGAGCATGGCAGTCTGATCGTCGCACTGCAGGCGCGTGCGGGAGCGAAGAAACACTCAGTGTTCACTACACTGCGCAGCGGTATGGGAACGCTGGTGGATCGTATGATTGCGGCCATTCCTGAAGATTGGATTCGACTGGCTGCCGAAGTGCAATTTGTGTCGTGCGGCGACGAAGGTTGGCTGGTGGGAACAGCTCGCGGTGTGGAACGGTTCGATGCCGTGATGATGGCGACTCCGGTGGATGTTGCTTGTTCTTTGCTGAAACCGGTGGACGCGGAGGTGGCTCCGTTGATGGAGATGGCGGCAAGCTCCGCGGTGGTGGTGGCATTTGGCTTTCCCGATGCGACGAAGTTTCCCGTGCCGCCTGGGTTTGGCTTTCTGGTGCCCCCAGGCTCCGATAGTCTGCTGCTCGCTGCAACCTTCGTCGATCAGAAGTTTGAAGACCGGGTGCCGCAGGGTGGACGGTTAGTGCGAGCCTTCTTTGGAGGCAAAGCTGCAGAACGGCTGATGCGATGTCGTAACGACGAGACCGCCGCAGTGGCGCGGATGGAGCTGGCCAGGATTCTGGGGCCGCTGCCGGAGCCTCAAGTGACCGTGGTTCGGCGATGGCCGCGAAGCCTCCCACAGTATGCCGTGGGGCATCTGGAACGGATGAAGAAGCTAGATGAACGAGTGAGTGAGCTTGATGGACTGTCGCTGCTTGGCAACGGATATCGTGGCGTGGGTGTGCCCGACCTAATTCGGGATGCCCGGGTTGCGGCGAGGCGTATCGCAGGTGCGAATAAAGATCTTGCAGGGGTCGCGGAGCTGTAAATATTTGACCCGGCGCAATGGCCGGGATAGTCTTTTTCTACACTGGTGTTGGGAAGACGGTGTAAATCCGTCGCTACCCCGTAACTGTAAGCGCTGAGAGTTTTGACGATTGGTATTAAGCCACTGGGATTTGTCCTGGGAAGGTGAGTCGAAGCTCGGTGAAGCGTAAGTCAGGAGACCTGCCGGTGGCCGATCAGGCTTGATTCAGCTTCGCTGGGAGAGCTGAAGAGCATTCTCGCTGACTGCAACCGAGGTCTGCCCGAGCGCTGCCTAACTTTATTCCCGCTCTGCTCGGCTGCTTCGAAAGATGCCGGGCAAGGAGCTAACAATGCAGGAGATGCGCCAGAGTTCCGTGACACTCGTTCTTGGCGGCGTTCGCAGCGGCAAGAGCCGTTATGCGCAGCAGCTTGCAGAGCGAGAAAGCCGCGTGATCTTTGTGGCGACAGCGAAGGCTTCGGACGACGAGATGCAGAGGAAGATCGAACGGCATCGCAAAGAGCGCCCGGCGGAGTGGATCACGGTGGAGGAGCCGTTGGAGCTGGTACAGGTACTGACAGAGCATGGGCAGAGCTGCGATGTGATGGTGGTGGATTGCCTGACGATCTTTGCGGCGAATCTTCTTGAGACCGAAGGTGATGACCAGGACACCGTAAATCGTCGCGTTGAGGCTTTCTGTGAGGCGTTGCGGTCGGCTGGTTGCTCGGTTGTGCTGGTTTCAAACGAGGTGGGCAGCGGAGTGGTGCCGGCGTACCCGATGGGGCGGCGTTACCGTGATCTGCTGGGAGAGATCAATCAGAGCGTGGCAAGAGTCGCCGATGATGTGGTGCTGATGGTAGCCGGGCTGCCACTTGCGCTGAAGGGACATCTTGAGGTGACTCTGTGAGAGGGCTGCTGATTTCAGGTGCTGCAAGCGGCGTTGGTAAGACTACGGTATCTCTTGCGGTTATGGCGGGCCTTCGACGGCGCGGGCTTGCGGTGCAGCCGTTCAAATGTGGGCCTGACTTTCTGGACACGGGACACCACACCCGAATATGTGGGCGAAAGGCTCGCAACCTTGACACGTGGATGCTGAGTGAAGAGGCGAACCGAAGTGTTCTGCGAGATGCAGCTCGGGGCGCGGATGTTCTGGTTGCTGAAGGCATGATGGGACTGTTCGATGGAAAGAGCGGGAACACCGAAGCGGGAAGCACCGCGGAGATTGCTAAGCTGCTGAAGCTGCCGGTAGTGCTGGTTGTCGATGCGGCAAAGACTGCGCGAAGCATCGCAGCGGTGGTGCTCGGCTTTGAGATGTTCGATCCGCAGTTGCAGCTTGCTGGTGTGATTCTGAACCGCGTTGCGACGGAGCGGCACTACGAGATGCTGCGGGCGGCGATTGAGACCAACTGCAGGACAAAGATTCTGGGCTGGCTGCCGCGCGATCCGACGATTGCGATTCCTGAACGGCATCTTGGCTTGCAGGGGGCGGCGGAAGCGGCGATTGATAACGATGCAGCGATCGACACGCTGTCTGCGCTTGCGGAAAAGTTCTTCTGTCTGGATCGTTTGCTTGAGCTGCACTATGATTTGGAGCTGAACGAGAATCAGGATTTCGGCGTGAAGCGTTCGCGATCTGAAGAAGATGTGCGAATCGGCGTCCCGTCCGATCATGCGTTCTCGTTCTATTATGAGGACAATCTTGACCTGCTGCGCGAACAGGGAGCTGAGATCGTCTGGTTCAGTCCACTGCACGACAGGTGTCTGCCAGACGGACTGGACGGGCTGTATCTGGGGGGAGGATATCCCGAACTGCATGCAGAACAGTTGAGCAGTAATCGCAGGATGCTCGAGGATGTTCGTACCTTCGCGGCTTCGGGAAGACCGGTCTATGCGGAGTGCGGAGGGATGATTTATCTATCCGAAAGCCTCAGCACAACGGACGGGGAGACGTACCCGATGGCTGGCGTGCTACCGCTGTCGATGCAGATGACGGATAAACTCGTGCAGTTCGGATACGTCACTGTTGAGTTCACCGCCGACTGCTTGCTGGGCGTGAAAGGAACCACCGTTCGCGGGCACAGCTTTCACTATTCGTGTCTTGTTTCCCGGGGAGAGGTGGCAACAAATTATCGCGTGCAGTACTCGATGTCCGGCAAAGAGGAGCTTGAGGGATTTAGGCAAGGCAATGTGCTGGCCAGCTATGTTCATCTACACTTCCGGGCGAATCCTACAATCGCGAGAGATTTTGTCGCTGCCATTCGACGAGCGCGCACACTGCAGACGGTGGCGCGGTGAGCGACTCTAACATCGTGTCGACCATTGAGTCGCCTAGTGAGCGGTGGCTTGCAAAGGCACGAGCGCATCTCGATACTTTGACCAAACCGCTGGGCAGTCTCGGCCGGTTGGAAGACTTTGCGGCACAGATGGTGTCGATTCGACAGCAGGAGTTTGCGGAGCCGCTACGAAAGGCTGTCTACATCTTTGCAGCCGATCATGGAGTTACCGCTGAGGGCGTCAGTGCGTATCCAAGCGAAGTGACGCGGCAGATGGTGCTCAACTTTCTTGCTCATGGCGCGGCTATCAATGTGCTCGCGAAACTTCACGGCGTCGAGATGAATGTTGTCGATGTCGGTGTGGATGCGGACTTCAACCGGATCGGCGGACTGTTGCATCGCAAAGTGCGCAGGGGAACGCGCAATATGATGCATGAGCCCGCAATGAGCAGCGACGAGTTGACGGAAGCTCTTGGTGTAGGACTGGACCTGGCTGACGATTCGAAGACGAAGGGGCACAACCTGGTTGCTGTCGGCGAGATGGGCATTGGAAATACCACGGCTGCGAGCGCCATCACCACTCTTCTTACCGGGAAACCAGTTGAGTTCACTACCGGCAAAGGGACCGGCCTGAACACCGAGGCGTTGCAGCACAAACGCCGGATCATCGAAGTAGTTTTGCAGAAGTATTTTGGGGAAGCGAAAGGTGACACTCTGCCTGATCCAGTCGATATACTCCGTATCGTCGGTGGGTTGGAGATCGCTGCGATGACGGGTTTCATACTCGGCGCGGCGCGGCATGGAGTCGCAGTGGTTGTCGACGGCTTCATTTCTACAGCAGCTGCTGCAATTGCATACGCGTTAGCCCCGCAGGTGCGCGGCTATCTTTTTGCTGGACATCAATCCGAAGAACCCGGGCACAAGGCGCTGCTCGACTACCTGGAATTGAGGCCGATTCTCGCGTTGAATATGCGTCTGGGCGAAGGCACTGGCGCGGTCCTGGCTATGCCGATCCTTGAGTCCGCGATGTGCCTTTATAACCAGATGGCGACGTTTGAATCTGCCGGCGTGAGCGAGGCTAGGGATTGACCGTAGCAGCACAAATTCGGAGACTTGGCGAGGAGCTCATAGTCGCCTTCCAATTTCTCACGCGAATCCCCATGCCTGCGATTGCGTTCGAGTCCGATTCCCTCTCGCGTGCCGTCAAATTTTTCCCGCTGGTTGGATTAGTTGTCGGATCAGGAGCCGTGCTGCTGCAAAAGCTGCTGACAACACATCTTATTCGTCCTCTTGCCGCGCTGGTTGTGCTCACTTATTTTGTACTGATTACCGGCTTTCTGCATGAAGATGGCCTTGCGGATACTGCAGACGGGTTCGGCGGTGGTTGGACTAAGGATCGGGTATTAGCCATCCTGCGAGATAGCAGGATTGGAAGTTACGGCGCGACTGCTCTTATTCTGTCGTTGCTGGCGCGCTATCTCCTGCTGTCTTCAATGCCGATGGAGCACTTTGCCGCTTACGTCATATCCGCCCATGTGCTCTGCCGATGGAGCTCCCTTCCGCTGAGTTATTTTCTCCCTCCTGCTCGCAAACAGGAGGGACAAGGTGCGCGCATCGCTCGGCTCACCTCTCTCCCTTCGCTGCTGTTTGGTTCGACCTTCGCTGCCGCAATCGTGGTCTTCGCTCTTCGACGGGCTTCCGTGCAGCCTCTTTTCGTCTCCCTCTTTGTAGTGACATTGAGCGGGTGGTTCTACTATCGAAGGATTGATGGCGTGACTGGAGATTGCTTCGGCGCAACCAATCAGCTTACCGAAATCGCGGTTTACTTCTGTGGGGTATGGATCGCATGAGCGAGATACTCTTCATTCGTCATGCGGCGACAGACATGGCTGGAACCTTTTGCGGCCACTCTGACCCTGACATCAATGCGCGCGGACAGCAACAGATCTCCGAGTTGATCGACAGACTTCGCAAGGAGAGTATCGACATCGTTTACACGAGCGATCTGCGTCGCGCTGCGGCGACTGCCAGCGCAATTGCCGAGGCGTTCGGCGTTGAGTGCGAGGTGCGTGCGGCCCTGCGTGAGATCAGCTTCGGCACATGGGAGGGGCTTAGCTGGAAAGACATTGAACAGCGCGATGCGGTTTATGCGCATCGATGGATGGCGGAATATCCGAGATTTGCGGCGCCTGACGGAGAGGACTTCAGCGACTTTGAACGGCGGGTGCTGAAGGAAGTGGAGTTCTTGTCTACAAAGGCAATAGAACAAAGGATCGCGGTCGTGACCCACGCGGGAGTCCTGAGAACCGTGCTGTGCTCGCTGGGCAACTGCAGCCAGCAAGATGCCTGGAGACAGACTGAGAGCTACTGTGCCATTGTTCGGCATACGGTTGCACCACCGCTCCTGACGCAGATCATCGGAGCGAGCTCATGACTTCGCGTAAGGTTGACGTACGCGAGTTGATCGCCTGGGGTTTGGATGAATACTCCTACCGCGACGACGTCACAGGTTTCAATTCGAGGGAGTTAGCTGCCCGCATTGCGAAAGCAGGTGCGAAGTTAGCCGAGCATGCTCGGTACACGAGTATCAGCGCTTTACTCGAGCGAGAGACACGAGACATTCAACCTTTGCTCGCGACGGTAACGCAACGCGAAGACTTGCAAGCGGAGTATCGGGGCCTTGACTGGATGCTGGGCGTGGTCGACCTGCGCCTTCTGCTTGCATTTCAACGCCGGTTGATCTTCAATCCATCACGGCAGGCATTGTGTATGCCGGCGCAAAACGATTGGCCCGGTTTGATCTCACTCACTGTCGGTTCGCAACGCAGCACGGAGCATGTTTTGGTTCATAACGGCAGCGATACTGACCTTTTGGATATTAGCCTTCACTCGAATAATCCTGATCTGCAGCTACGGTTTACTCCGAAGACGAGCGGATTTGGAGCTTTGCCACTGTCGCTGTATGGCGGCACTCCTTTCTTCGAAGTAGCTGAACTACGCGGACGCTGGCTTTTGCGCGATGGCTATCATCGCGCCTACCATCTTCTGCAGGCGGGAGTCGATCGCACTCCTGCCGTCGTGATCCACACACGGAGCATCGAGGAACTTGGCGCAACCGCCCCATGGTTTTTCGGTGAAGAGCAGATCTTCTCTGATCGTCCTCCGCGGGTCACGGATTTTCTTGATGACGACCTGATCCTGCACTACGAGAGAACGGCTCTCCGCAAATTAATTCGTATTCGTGTGGAAGAGTCGCTGCAGCCGTTTGACGAAGTTCAAGAACAAGAGGAAAGACTATGAGCATTGCAACCAAACGTGGAGATGGCGGACAGACAGGACTGGCCGGCGGAATTCGCATCTCGAAGGCTGACTTGCGTGTTGAAGCTTATGGGACGGTCGATGAGCTGAACTCGGCTCTAGGCTTTGCCCGAAGCATCTGCACAAATAAGGAGATTCATGACTGGACCGAGACGATCCAACGCACGCTGTTTCGAGTAGGGTCCGCGCTGGCTACCCCGCCGGAGAGCAAAAAACCTCCGCCATCCGTTTTGATCGAGGACGTTGACATGCTGACAGACCTGGTTCATCAGATCGAGGCAACCGAAGGCATCCTTGCCGACTGGTCTTTGCCCGGTGCGCATACCGAGTCTGCCGCATACGAAGTTGCTCGCACAATTTGCCGGCGCGCAGAGCGAAACGCTGTTCGACTTGTGAACAGTGGCGTAGAGCTCAAGCCTGAGATACTCTCGTACCTCAATCGCTTGTCCGACGTGATCTGGCTCTTCGGCAGACTCATTGAAGTAAAGGTAGGCGTTGATGCGCGGCTGCGCAGCGGCGACACTGCGGGACCGAAGTGGTCAAGGGCATGGAAATGACGAAGGCTGCAGGCTTCGACGAGAATGAGCGAAATGCCATCTACCGGGCGATTCGCGAGCGGAGAGATGTGCGCCGCGGCTTTCTCCCGGAGCCAATTCCAAATGAGTTGCTATATCGGCTACTCGAAGCTGCACATAACGCACCTTCGGTTGGTCTGATGCAGCCCTGGCGATTCATTGTCGTGCGCGAACTCGCTGTGCGTCAAAAGGTTCACCAGATCTTCCTCGATGCAAACACGCAGGCGCTGGCGCACTACGAAGGGGAAAAGCAACAGAGCTATGCGGGGATGAAGCTCGAAGGCATACTGGAGGCACCGCAGAATCTGTGCATCGTGTGCGATTCGCAGAGCAGCCAGGGGCACCAGCTGGGACGACGAACGATGCCTGAGACCGCGATCTACTCGGCCGTCTGCGCGGTTCAGAATCTGTGGCTCGCCGCAAGAGCCGAGGGCATCGGCATGGGCTGGGTGAGTATCCTTGAGCCGTCTTTGTTGCGCGAGGCTCTGAAGATTCCCGGCCATATTACTCCGGTGGCTTATCTGTGCTTGGGTTACGTCGATGCGTTTGCTACAGAACCGGACCTTGAGCGCGCCGGTTGGGAGACAAGAACGCCTCTGAAGAGCGTGCTCTCGCTGGATGAATATGACAGCAGCTGGGACCAGGGGCGGCTGCCGTCATGAGAGCGCGAGCAATCATGGTTCTAGGTACGGGCTCTCATGTCGGCAAGTCTCTGCTGACTGCCGCTCTATGCCGAATCTTCGCGCAACATGGCTATCGCGTTGCGCCGTTCAAATCGCAGAATATGTCATTGAACTCTGCAGCAACTGTTGAAGGTCTCGAGATCGGGCGTGCACAAGCGTTGCAGGCAGAGGCTGCAGGAGTCGCGTCCTCGGTTCATATGAATCCAATTTTGATCAAGCCGTCGGGCGACCACTCTTCGCAGGTAGTTGTACGCGGCAAGATCTGGGGACGAGTCACGGCAGCGGACTATCATCGTCGACGCATAGAAGAGCTGCTGCCCGTGGTACGCGAGAGCTATGACTCGCTTGCCTCTCAGTACGACGTAATTATTCTGGAAGGTGCCGGATCACCAGCTGAGATCAACCTCAAACAGCATGACATTGCGAACATGCGAATGGCGGAGATGGCAGATGCCAGCTGCCTGCTGGTGGGGGATATAGATCGCGGAGGGGTGTTCGCGTCGTTGCTGGGAACGCTGGAGCTGTTGGAACCGGACGAGCAGCGGCGGATTCGTGGATTCGCGATCAATAAATTCCGTGGTGACGCAAGCCTCTTGGAGCCCGGCATACGAATGATAGAAGAGCGTGTGAAGAAGCCATGTCTCGGCGTCGTTCCTTATCTGAATTCTCTTATGCTCGAAGAAGAAGATAGCCTGGGTCTGCCGGTGTCTGCTCAAACTCAGTGGACTGGAGAGCAGATTGCGGACCAATGGACTGATCGCGCCTTGCGGGTCGCAGTCATTGCACTCCCTTCTTTTTCGAACTTTACGGACTTCGATTCTTTGCGGGCGGAGCCATCGGTATCACTTCTCTTCTGTCGCACAGCAGAGGCGATCGCACACGCTGATGTCGTCATTCTGCCTGGCAGTAAACAGACTGTGGATGACCTTCTTTGGATGAGAGGTTCAGGTTTAGAGGTCGCTATAAAGCGACACGCGCAGACAGGCTTGGTTGCAGGTATCTGCGGTGGTATGCAGATGCTTGGTAAAACTATCAGCGACCCGTCCGGAATGGAGCACGAGGGATCGGTTGCGGGTCTTGGCTTGCTTCCCATCGGCACCGTCATGCACACCGAAAAAGTAACCAGAAATGCCAGCGGACAGATTGAGGTTGAGGTTTTGTTCGACCATCCCGTTACTGATAGCAGGCTCGCAGGGTATGAGATTCACATTGGACACACTGACTATGAAGCTGGAGCAAAGCACTTCTCGACACTCTCACCCGAGAATGACCCCTCCAGCAACAGCAGAGACGGTTGCGTCAGTGCCGACACGCGCGTCTTTGGCACCTATCTTCATGGGATCTTCGATGATGATTGCTTTCGTCATCAGTTTCTCAGTGCCGCTCGCGGGTTTCACAAGCTCTCCACGCCGACGAAGATGAATCCCTGGAAGCAACTTCGAGTAGACTCCCTGAACAGGCTGGCACGCGAGGTTGAGAGTTCGCTTGATATGAAAGCAATCTTCAAGTGGGTGGGTCTGTCTTATGAGGTCCCTCTGACAGAGGATGTATCTCCGCAGCGTCGAAGTGCAGGTGCGATGCGATGAGTCGTCGAAGCGTTATCGCAGCAGCTTATCTGTTCGACTGGGTAGCTGGCGATCCTGAATGGTTCCCTCATCCCGTTCGGTTGATTGGCAAAGGAATAGAAGGGGGAGAACGAATTCTTCGAAGGCCCAGGCAGACTCCAGCAGCAGAGTTTGTCGCCGGTGGCATACTGACCTTAGGAGTGGTCGTTGCGGCGTATTTCGCGTCGGCAAAGACGATTGACTGGGCGCATAAGACGGACCGGCGGCTGGGATTCGCTGCGGAGATGCTGCTCGCATGGACGTGCCTTGCATCGCGCAGCCTGCACAAGGAGGCTTCTGCAGTTGTCGACGCTATGGAGGAAGGCGACAGCATCCTGGCCCGACAGCGGCTGACACGAATCGTCGGTCGCGATACGCAGGCACTCGACATGCAGGAGATCAGCCGCGCTGTCATCGAGACCGTGGCAGAGAGCGGTTCGGATGGCGTCGTCGCACCACTTTTTTATTTGGCTATCGGAGGAGTTCCGCTTGCCATGGCCTATAAGGCGATCAACACTCTTGATTCGATGATCGGCCATGCAGATGATCGATATTTTTACTTTGGAAAAATCGCAGCGCGGCTGGATGATGTCGCCAATTTTATACCCTCTCGATTGACAGCTCTGGGTATCGCTGCAGCAGCCGCCTTACAAGACGCGAGTCCTGCAGCAGCGCTTGAGACATGGTGGCGCGACGGCATGAAACACAAAAGTCCGAACGCGGGACAGCCAGAGAGCGCCATGGCGGGCGCACTGAAGGTGCGACTTGGAGGAGACAACTACTACGCCGGCGAGCTTATTGCAGCGCCCCTGCTTGGGGCGGGTTTTCCGCCGCCCAATGTGCTCAAAGCAAGGCTGGCCATCAGGATAGTTACTATCGTCTCTGCCCTTGGCGCAGTTACCGCACTGTTGCTGCATCGGAGACGAAGATGAGTCACCCTCCGCAGGATTTTTTACCCGCACACGGGGGACAACTGCGTCAAATCGCTGCGCAATATGAAATCCCGGTGGAACAGCTCGTTGATTTCAGCGCCAACATTAACCCGGCTGATCCCCCTGCGTCAGTGCTTGCAACTCTAAATCGAGCTTTGGCGGACTTTGCCACACTGACGGCGTATCCAGACCTTGAACTCGCCGCACTCAAGCAGGCACTGTCGAAAGCTTCGAATATTTCGCCGGAAAATATCTCTGTGGCTAACGGCTTTGTACCGCTGCTCGAAGCTGCTCTGCGTTCGTTAGGGATTACACGTTGCCTTCTGCCTGTGCCCTCGTTCAGCGAGTATCGACGTACGCTCGAGAACGCCGGAGTTGCGGCCGCTCCGCACTACCTCTTCCAAGAAAATAGTTTCTCATACGCTCCGGACTCCCTGTTGCAGGCTGCGCTGAAAGAGAGATGCAACGCAATCCTGCTGGCGAATCCGCAGAATCCTTCCGGCTCACTTTGTGAAGCGAAGACGATGCGACGTCTGATAGAAGCGGCCGCTGAGCAAGGAATTAAAGTGCTGCTTGATGAAGCTTTCATAGATTATGTTCCAGAACAGTCCCTGACTGAAGCTGCTTCTCAACATGAGAATTTGATTGTGTTCCGCTCGGTTACAAAATTTTTTGCAATCCCCGGGTTACGTGTCGCCTACGTCGTCAGCAGTCCTTCTTCGATAGAAGATCTGAACCGGAGGCTTCCGCCATGGCCGGTTACAACATTGGCATCGTGTGCAGTCTGCGCTGCGTTGCAGGATGAGACCTATGCGGAAGACACTCGGCGGAAGAACTCCCCACGGCGGACCTGGCTTGAAGGGGAACTCGCTCGCTTGAAGATCGTCACCTACCCCTCAAACACGAACTTC
The nucleotide sequence above comes from Tunturibacter empetritectus. Encoded proteins:
- the cbiB gene encoding adenosylcobinamide-phosphate synthase CbiB, with translation MSRRSVIAAAYLFDWVAGDPEWFPHPVRLIGKGIEGGERILRRPRQTPAAEFVAGGILTLGVVVAAYFASAKTIDWAHKTDRRLGFAAEMLLAWTCLASRSLHKEASAVVDAMEEGDSILARQRLTRIVGRDTQALDMQEISRAVIETVAESGSDGVVAPLFYLAIGGVPLAMAYKAINTLDSMIGHADDRYFYFGKIAARLDDVANFIPSRLTALGIAAAAALQDASPAAALETWWRDGMKHKSPNAGQPESAMAGALKVRLGGDNYYAGELIAAPLLGAGFPPPNVLKARLAIRIVTIVSALGAVTALLLHRRRR
- a CDS encoding pyridoxal phosphate-dependent aminotransferase, translating into MSHPPQDFLPAHGGQLRQIAAQYEIPVEQLVDFSANINPADPPASVLATLNRALADFATLTAYPDLELAALKQALSKASNISPENISVANGFVPLLEAALRSLGITRCLLPVPSFSEYRRTLENAGVAAAPHYLFQENSFSYAPDSLLQAALKERCNAILLANPQNPSGSLCEAKTMRRLIEAAAEQGIKVLLDEAFIDYVPEQSLTEAASQHENLIVFRSVTKFFAIPGLRVAYVVSSPSSIEDLNRRLPPWPVTTLASCAVCAALQDETYAEDTRRKNSPRRTWLEGELARLKIVTYPSNTNFLLLRFSAEVEVSLLWERMLLEHQIVLRSCANFEGLAPGHLRIAVRSETENERLIRGLEQVLRRAKG